In one Liolophura sinensis isolate JHLJ2023 chromosome 11, CUHK_Ljap_v2, whole genome shotgun sequence genomic region, the following are encoded:
- the LOC135478163 gene encoding leucine-rich repeat and immunoglobulin-like domain-containing nogo receptor-interacting protein 3 has product MKVPALLLTIVLYCAAKNSHHVDLSHRGLQTVPTNISLTTASLDLSWNCLQSIPNDSFVNLNSLTSLDLSQNKLTRLEPSAFGGLLQLLFLNLGNNQLLLGYKSYPPTVFHPLEQLEILNMADNIPGQRLDHPFPNEIFSGLDSLKELSIDGPDDGSFGPGVMHMSQLKSLSVNFWESGDSLSNETLAYFSGLPIESLVLLSQGLEAGTLRYFPFLTSLSLKTNGITKALSALADLTHHNLTYLTISGCNPGAGSLRDPENLILTRNNTVHLADICVRHLDLSDNALIHVGKDVLVGFRYPECVESFRVNGNYLSIASNGLSLVSLARFARLEYLSVSPGREYTLGMTDFSSEQDMPEFPDGLAVQLTLPQSLRVLNASFLGGSAKDIPDLKFINAHHLQVLDLSYDNVDGCTFVVSGLENLKVLNISGFDCSFLSPKFFSHFTSLDVLVAQNCRLNTGLQQNSVAAIFKNQANLRTLDLSSNNFVTLNLDI; this is encoded by the coding sequence ATGAAGGTTCCTGCCCTGCTGCTGACAATCGTCCTTTACTGCGCCGCGAAGAACAGTCACCATGTCGATCTCAGTCACCGCGGACTCCAGACTGTACCGACAAACATCTCGCTCACAACAGCGAGTCTCGATTTGAGTTGGAATTGTCTGCAAAGTATACCCAATGACTCCTTCGTCAACTTAAATTCGTTAACCTCGCTGGATCTGTCCCAGAACAAACTCACGAGGTTAGAACCATCAGCTTTCGGAGGTCTGTTGCAGCTCCTTTTTCTAAACCTGGGAAACAACCAGCTGCTACTGGGATACAAATCCTACCCTCCCACAGTATTTCACCCTCTGGAACAATTGGAAATCCTAAATATGGCTGACAACATTCCAGGCCAACGGCTAGATCATCCTTTTCCGAACGAGATTTTCAGTGGCCTTGACTCGTTGAAAGAGTTAAGCATTGATGGACCTGACGACGGTTCCTTTGGTCCAGGGGTGATGCATATGTCACAACTTAAAAGCCTTTCCGTAAACTTCTGGGAGTCTGGCGATAGTCTCAGTAATGAGACATTGGCTTACTTCTCAGGTTTACCGATCGAATCACTAGTGCTGCTAAGTCAGGGTTTAGAAGCAGGAACTCTAAGATATTTTCCATTCTTGACAAGCTTAAGTTTAAAGACCAACGGGATTACCAAGGCACTCTCCGCACTTGCTGACCTCACCCATCATAATTTGACCTACCTTACAATCTCAGGATGCAACCCCGGCGCTGGGAGCCTCAGGGATCCAGAAAACTTAATCCTTACCCGAAATAACACGGTTCACCTGGCGGATATTTGTGTGCGCCACCTGGACCTAAGCGACAACGCCCTCATCCACGTCGGGAAAGATGTCCTGGTTGGATTCCGCTATCCGGAGTGCGTGGAAAGTTTTAGAGTGAACGGAAACTACCTGTCAATCGCCTCTAATGGCTTATCTTTAGTTAGCTTGGCTCGTTTCGCGAGATTAGAATACCTCAGTGTTAGTCCAGGTCGAGAATACACTTTGGGTATGACAGATTTTTCATCCGAACAAGATATGCCAGAGTTCCCAGACGGACTGGCCGTGCAGTTGACCTTACCCCAGTCATTGCGAGTGCTGAATGCGAGTTTCCTGGGTGGATCGGCCAAAGACATACCAGATCTGAAATTTATAAATGCACACCATTTACAAGTTCTTGATCTCTCATATGACAATGTAGATGGCTGTACCTTTGTCGTGTCTGGACTGGAGAACTTGAAAGTGCTCAACATATCTGGGTTTGACTGCAGTTTTCTGTCTCCAAAattcttttcacattttacatcacTGGATGTGTTAGTTGCCCAAAACTGTAGATTGAATACAGGCTTGCAGCAGAACTCGGTTGCCGCCATATTCAAAAATCAAGCAAACTTAAGAACCTTGGATCTATCCAGTAATAATTTTGTAACACTCAACCTAGATATTTGA
- the LOC135478161 gene encoding toll-like receptor 13, whose amino-acid sequence MHWLLEGSAIVEELCSLKCTLQNGTVVKMCALQSQLKDMDVSCVSKFWLTFSIVGSCLITVVIVLGIFAYRYRWNIKYWVLTKFRRGPVYKELTNEQYKYDAFVAYNYTSYRWACIDLRKFLEIENDFSLCLHDRDFIPGGNIQQSIVDAMNSSRKIILVINKAFMKSEWCEFEVQMAGMRMVIDGLEDAIIVIMMEEIPVTEMSKSLLSLWKDITFLVWPEDDPGEERIFWSRLLDGMAR is encoded by the coding sequence ATGCACTGGCTGTTGGAAGGTTCAGCCATTGTGGAGGAACTCTGCTCACTGAAGTGCACCCTACAGAATGGAACAGTGGTGAAAATGTGTGCCCTCCAGTCACAGCTGAAGGACATGGACGTGAGCTGTGTCAGCAAATTTTGGTTAACCTTCTCCATAGTTGGTTCTTGTTTGATCACCGTGGTGATTGTGCTGGGAATCTTTGCTTATCGTTACAGatggaatataaaatattggGTTCTTACAAAATTTAGGAGAGGTCCCGTGTATAAAGAGCTGACCAACGAGCAATACAAATATGATGCATTCGTGGCTTACAACTACACCAGTTACCGATGGGCTTGCATCGATTTGAgaaaatttttggaaattgaGAACGATTTCTCACTGTGTCTTCACGATCGCGACTTTATCCCCGGTGGAAACATTCAGCAGAGCATTGTGGACGCCATGAACAGCAGCCGGAAAATCATCTTGGTGATCAACAAAGctttcatgaaaagtgaatgGTGTGAATTTGAAGTTCAAATGGCGGGCATGCGCATGGTAATAGACGGCCTTGAAGACGCCATTATAGTGATCATGATGGAAGAAATCCCTGTGACAGAAATGTCCAAATCGCTGCTGAGCCTGTGGAAAGACATCACATTCCTGGTGTGGCCCGAGGATGACCCAGGCGAGGAACGGATCTTCTGGAGCCGTCTGCTAGACGGTATGGCGCGCTGA